The Paenibacillus sp. 481 DNA window ATGGATGTTAATTTGGTCACACCGCGGTGTCTCTGGCTACGCCCCAGAAAACACGATGGCTGCGTTTCGAAAAGCGATACAAATGGACTGTGCAGGGATTGAGCTCGACATTCAACAGACTAAGGACGGGCAAATCATCATTATTCATGACGAAGATGTGCAGCGTACGACTAATGGAAAAGGCTTTGTCATTGATCATCTGCTTGAAGATATTCGCCGCCTAGATGCCGGAAGCTGGTTTCATCCGGACTTTGCAGCCGAGAGGCTGCCTACGCTGGATGAATTTTTGGATTTGGTAGAGCCGACAAATATGATCATTAATATCGAGATTAAGAATGTACCCTTTTTCTATCAAGGAATTGAAGAGAAATTGATTGCTGCTGTAAAAGCGCGCGGGATGATGGAGCGCATTATTGTGTCCTCCTTTGACCATGTTGCCTTAGCAAAAATGGCCCGGTTGGAGCCTAGTATCAAGCTAGGCGTCCTCTTTGGCGATCGCCTGCTTGAGCCTTGGCGCTATGTGCAGTCACTGCCTTTTAAAGCATATAGTGTACATCCGCATT harbors:
- a CDS encoding glycerophosphodiester phosphodiesterase gives rise to the protein MLIWSHRGVSGYAPENTMAAFRKAIQMDCAGIELDIQQTKDGQIIIIHDEDVQRTTNGKGFVIDHLLEDIRRLDAGSWFHPDFAAERLPTLDEFLDLVEPTNMIINIEIKNVPFFYQGIEEKLIAAVKARGMMERIIVSSFDHVALAKMARLEPSIKLGVLFGDRLLEPWRYVQSLPFKAYSVHPHFSFADETFISEFHKLGCKVYAYTVDRPEWAAELEARGIDGIFSNVPDQVQHTK